Proteins encoded within one genomic window of Humulus lupulus chromosome 1, drHumLupu1.1, whole genome shotgun sequence:
- the LOC133805043 gene encoding uncharacterized protein LOC133805043 isoform X5, which produces MRRLQRDQAKANLLITSTIAPISLFLLLLTLFSQTHFSSSFKVLILNSDHPFTPVLSSISDVHDLLPKFSLPKGLLPNFQSYSLSGDDSFEVELKSPYYVYFDRYVYYDKKIIRKLSYGSVSNVTGIEAKMLLLWVSVTKIHTGKGSDSIRFYVGSLFEDLPASKFENVPDCKSKACKSTNPESI; this is translated from the coding sequence ATGAGAAGGCTACAAAGGGACCAAGCCAAAGCAAATCTTCTCATTACGTCAACCATTGCTCCAATCTCTCTCTTCCTGCTACTTTTGACCCTTTTCTCACAAACCCATTTCTCTTCATCCTTCAAGGTCCTCATATTGAACTCTGACCATCCATTCACTCCCGTCCTATCATCAATCTCAGACGTCCATGACCTCCTCCCCAAATTCAGTCTCCCAAAGGGTCTCCTCCCCAATTTCCAATCTTACTCTCTCTCGGGCGACGATAGTTTCGAGGTCGAGCTCAAAAGCCCTTACTATGTGTATTTCGATCGATATGTGTACTACGATAAGAAGATTATAAGGAAATTGAGTTATGGGTCGGTTTCTAATGTGACTGGAATTGAAGCCAAGATGCTCCTTTTGTGGGTCTCTGTGACTAAGATTCATACCGGTAAGGGCTCGGATAGCATCAGATTCTATGTTGGATCtttgtttgaggatcttcctgcCTCAAAATTTGAAAATGTTCCTGACTGTAAGAGTAAGGCTTGCAAATCGACCAACCCAGAATCCATTTGA